The following proteins are encoded in a genomic region of Brachypodium distachyon strain Bd21 chromosome 1, Brachypodium_distachyon_v3.0, whole genome shotgun sequence:
- the LOC100834653 gene encoding glutathione reductase, chloroplastic: protein MATTAALPFSCSATLQTLTRTLSPRHRLLVHRRRFHRLPSLAAFPSPPDPPRLRRPVSASAAPNGSSSAGEYDYDLFTIGAGSGGVRASRFASTLYGARAAICEMPFATIATDDLGGLGGTCVLRGCVPKKLLVYASKFSHEFEESHGFGWTYETDPKHDWSTLIANKNTELQRLVGIYKNILNNAGVDLIEGRGKVVDPHTVSVDGKLYTAKNILIAVGGRPSMPTIPGIDHVIDSDAALDLPSKPEKIAIVGGGYIALEFAGIFNGLKSDVHVFIRQPKVLRGFDEEVRDFLAEQMSLRGITFHTEQSPQAVTKSSDGLLSLKTNKETIGGFSHVMFATGRKPNTKNLGLEEVGVKMDRNGAIVVDEYSRTSVDSIWAVGDVTDRINLTPVALMEGGAFAKTLFGDEPTKPDYRAVPAAVFSQPPIGQVGLTEEQAIEEYGDVDVFLSNFRPLRATLSGLPDRVLMKVIVSAATNKVVGVHMCGDDAPEIIQGIAIAVKAGLTKQDFDATVGVHPTSAEEFVTMRNATRKIRRSTAAEVESKDEIVTQQ from the exons ATGGCGACCACCGCGGCGCTCCCCTTCTCCTGCTCCGCCACcctccaaaccctaacccgcaCCCTCTCCCCGCGgcaccgcctcctcgtccaccgccgccgcttccaccgcctcccctccctcgccgccttcccgTCCCCACCGGACCCTCCCCGCCTTCGCCGCCCCGTCTCAGCGTCCGCCGCGCCCAACGGATCCTCCTCCGCTGGGGAGTACGACTACGACCTCTTCACCATCGgcgccgggagcggcggcgtgcgggcCTCGCGCTTCGCCTCCACCCTCTacggcgcccgcgccgccatctgCGAGATGCCCTTCGCCACCATAGCCACCGACGATCTCGGCGGCCTCGGGGGCAC ATGTGTGCTTCGTGGGTGTGTTCCAAAGAAATTGTTGGTGTATGCATCCAAGTTCTCTCATGAGTTTGAAGAGTCTCATGGTTTTGGGTGGACATATGAGACTGATCCAAAACATGACTGGAGCACTCTGATAGCCAACAAAAATACAGAGCTGCAACGCCTAGTCGGTATctacaaaaatattttaaacAACGCAGGAGTTGATCTAATTGAAGGCCGTGGAAAG GTGGTCGATCCGCATACTGTTAGCGTGGATGGCAAGCTTTACACTGCCAAGAACATACTTATAGCCGTTGGTGGTCGACCGTCAATGCCAACTATCCCAGGAATAGATCATGTTATAGATTCTGATGCTGCACTAGATCTACCTTCAAAACCTGAGAAAATTGCAATAGTGGGAGGTGGATATATTGCTTTGGAGTTTGCTGGCATTTTCAATGGCTTAAAAAGTGACGTTCATGTTTTTATTCGGCAACCCAAAGTTCTAAGAGGGTTTGATGAGGAA GTCAGAGATTTCCTTGCTGAACAGATGTCCTTAAGGGGCATCACATTTCATACTGAACAAAGTCCTCAAGCTGTAACCAAATCAAGTGATGGTTTGCTATCACTGAAGACAAACAAAGAAACTATTGGTGGGTTCTCACATGTAATGTTTGCAACAGGTCGCAAACCAAATACGAAG AACCTTGGGCTAGAAGAGGTTGGGGTCAAAATGGACAGGAACGGTGCGATAGTG GTCGATGAGTATTCTCGAACCTCAGTGGATTCAATTTGGGCTGTTGGAGATGTTACTGATAGGATCAATCTGACGCCAGTTGCACTGATGGAAGGTGGGGCATTTGCGAAAACTTTATTCGGTGATGAACCTACCAAACCAGATTACAG AGCTGTACCAGCTGCTGTCTTCTCCCAACCACCAATTGGGCAAGTTGGTCTTACGGAGGAGCAG GCTATTGAAGAGTATGGGGATGTTGATGTCTTCTTATCAAACTTTAGACCTCTCAGGGCAACTCTTTCTGGATTACCTGATCGTGTACTGATGAAGGTTATTGTGTCTGCTGCTACAAACAAAGTTGTAGGAGTGCATATGTGTGGTGATGATGCTCCTGAGATAATCCAG GGAATTGCGATTGCTGTTAAAGCTGGCTTAACAAAGCAAGATTTTGATGCCACTGTTGGCGTTCACCCAACATCAGCAGAGGAATTTGTCACAATGAGGAATGCAACTAGAAAAATCCGAAGGAGTACAGCAGCTGAG GTAGAATCGAAGGATGAGATCGTCACTCAGCAGTAG